The genomic stretch TGCAAAGATCATAGATCAGCAGACAGGGAATAATGGTCCACCAGTTGAGGCCCATACGCCAGGGTACCAGGTTGTAGATACATATTGTCCCATAGATCAGCCCCACTTTTAGTAACAGGTTAATACCAACATTTCCAAGGCCCACAAACAGTGAACCCAACGATTCTTTGGTATTGTAGTTCTTTTTGTCAGACCGCCAGGAATGCCATATTTCAAGGCCTGTAAAAAAAGCCATAAAAGGGATCGCATAAACCACCAGATCCGCTGATCCTTTTTCTATATCCACCACCTCTCTGAAATCAATGGGCTTTGCTCCAAATAGTTGCAATAAGTACATTTAAAAGAATAGTTTAAGTTTGATCTATGTGAACATAGCCCTCTATATACAGCAAAACGCTTGCCCGCATCCTCCATCATACAAGGACAATTCCATAGGGCGATAGATGAAAACCGCCCCTGAAACAACTCAACCAGGATTAAACTTGTGAATACAGGAAGACCAATATAGCGAATTATATCAATTCCTGCTGTTTTACAGCCATTAACTAATGATATTAGCTATCTGTTACCAGATTCCCGCCCACCCCCTCCCCCCTGGCCCTATAAACAAACTAAATCCGGCCTTTCAAACAAAGCCATCCGCTGGATGCTGTTCTACTTTTGTTTCAACAAAAACAAAATCAACTATGACACAGAACAACTACCAGGGAGCATTGCAACACCCGCTGCACACAGGCTTTAACGCACAGTCCACCACCGCTGATGTGATCAAAGGCATTTACCTTACCGGCAAGATCGCCATTGTCACTGGCGGCAACGCAGGCATCGGCGTTGAAACAACCCGCGCACTGGCTGCCGCCGGCGCTACCGTGATAGTCCCTGCAAGAGATGTGGAAAAGGCTAAAAAGAACCTGGAAGGTATTGCCCGGGTGGAGATAGAAGCCATGGACATCATGCATCCCGCTTCTATTGATGCTTTTGCAAAAAAATTCCTTGCCTCCGGCCGGCCCTTACATTTGCTCATCAATAATGCCGGTATCATGTGGGTACCCCTGCGCAGGGACGAAAGAGGTATTGAATCGCAGCTGGCCACCAATTATATCGGGCAGTTCCACCTCACCGCAAGACTCTGGCCAGCTCTGAAACAAGCCAATGGCGCCAGGGTGGTCAACGTGTCTTCGCTGGGACACCATATGGGCGGGTTCTACTTCAAAGACCCTAATTTTCAATACCGCGAATACGAGACCCTGACCGCCTACGGCCAGTCGAAAACAGCCAGCAACCTGTTTGCCATGGAGCTGGATAACCGGGCCAGTAAATACCAGGTTAGGGCTTACTCTGTTCACCCCGGCTCCATCGGCGGTACCGAACTGGCCAGGGAAGCCCCGGTAGAATTATTCAAGCAAATGGGCTTCCTGGATGAGAACGGTGAGCTGCGCCCTGAAGTCCTTGCCTCGCTGAAAACCATTCCCCAGGGTGCCGCCACCACTGTCTGGGCGGCCACCAGCCCCCTGCTCCATACTATCGGTGGCGTATACTGTGAAGACGGCGATATCGCTGAACTGATCTCCAATGACCCTGCCGGTGAACCCAGTCCCCTTCTTCATAAAAGTGGCGTCATGGACTACTCCCTGGATGCAGACAGCGCCCGGTGGCTGTGGACAATGACCGAAGAGCTGACAGGCATTGACTTCGACGTCAACTGATCCAGCCCCATTTTTCAATTGTAAACTACAGGGTATGGAGCATCAGTCGCGGTATTTATCCCCGGAGATCAAGATCTCCAGTTTCGGAGACAGGCTGTTCAAATCGGAGATCCTTGTTGATCAGCATATGCTGGTGTGGTTTGTTTCCGGGCAGACAAAAATTGTACAGGCCGATACCTGTTACCATTTCCGGTCCGGGGATATTTTCCTGGTCCCACGGAACCAGCCGGCCACCATCATCAATTATCCAACAGACAACCTGCCTCACCAGACCGTTGTCATGCAGCTGTCCACCAGCAGGCTCAGGGATTTTTATCAGGGAATAAACAGCAGACCGGCCCAAGGTGATCCCGGCAGGATCAGGAGCTATAACAGTCATCCACTGCTGGCCAGCTGCTTCGCCTCGCTGATGCCCTATTTCCAGCTGACACAACCCCTTCCGGAAGCCATCGCTGCTATCAAGATCACAGAAGCCATCAGCATTCTCCGCCTGATCGACGAAGACATTGACAGCCTGCTGGCTAATTTTTCCCTGCCAGCTAAAACTGACCTCGTTGATTTCATGGAGAAGCATTTCATCTTCAATATGCCGATGGAGCGCTTTGGCTACCTGACCGGCAGAAGCCTGACCAGTTTCAAGCGCGACTTCAGGAAGGCATTTGACAGTTCTCCCCGGCAATGGCTCACCCGTAAAAGACTGGAACTGGCCTATCATCATATCAAAGAAAAAAAAGGCAAGCCTGTTGACGTGTGCTACGAGGTGGGCTTTGAGAACCTGTCGCATTTTTCCTTTGCTTTCAAAAAGCATTTTGGCTATGCTCCCACTGCGCTGCTGACAGGCGCTTAATAACAGGAGATCTGTAGAGTCCTCCAACAAAAACAGGATCGCCTTTTACAGACAATCTTTACGGCAAGGCCTGGCTCACTCCTGGAAAGCGTGATAGTCGCTATTGCTAACCATACCCTGTAAAGCGGTATCCTGCAATCCTGGTCAAAGCAATCAGTTGCAGCGCTTTTTTTAACAACCATTAAAATTTTTATACAATGAAAGAACTAACAGGTAAAATTGCCCTTATCACGGGCGGTAACAGTGGCATTGGCTATGCCGCAGCAAAAGAGCTGATCAGCAACGGCGCACAGGTGATCATCACCGGCCGCAGAAAAGAAGCCCTGGACAAAGCCGCAGCTGAGCTGGGCGCCACCGGCCTGCTGGCCGACCAAAGCAACCTCACAGATATTGAATCCCTGGCCAGTTATGTACTGCAGCAGTTCGGCCGACTGGATATCCTGGTTATAAATGCCGGTATTTCCAAACTGACCAGCATCCAGGATGCAACAGAACAATTGTTTGATGAAGTCATTGACCTGAATCTCAAAGGCGCTTATTTCACGCTGAGCCGGTTTATCCCGATATTGAATGATGGCGCCTCCGTGATTGTCATTTCTTCTTCTTCCGCTTCTACGGCTGCGCCGCAGACCTCCATCTATACGGCCAGCAAGGTTGCCATCAATGCCATCATAAAAGTGGCGGCCATTGAGCTGGCGCCACGCCGGATCCGGGTCAATGCAGTAAGCCCGGGCCCCGTTGCCACCGCTATCATGGAAAAAGCCGGGCTGGGCGACCGGGATATGCAGGACTATATTATTGCAGGGGTACCGCTCGGCCGGTTGGGTGATCCCGCAGAAGTGGGCACACTTATCGGTTTCCTGGCCAGTGATAAGGCAGCCTTCATCAGCGGAGCAGAATACCTGATAGATGGCGGCCAATCCATCAACAGGTAGCAGCGCTGCCATCTACACAGCAAAGTATCCGCCATAACAATACCCGGATCATTGTACCTTCGATCTGACAGGAAAATGAATATGATGACACAACCAATCGACGCAGTATTACTGGACATGGACGGCACTATCCTGAACTCAATTGCAGTAGCAGAAAGGATCTGGGGCGAATGGGCTGGACGACACGGACTGGACGTTCCCAGTTTTATTCCTACTATCCACGGCATGCAGGCTATTGAGACCATCCGGCGCTTAGCCCTTCCCCAGGTTGACCCCGAGACAGAAGCCGCCACCATTACACAATTGGAACTGGATGATGTAGATGGGATCAAAGCCATTACCGGCGCTTCTGAGTTCCTGGCCGCATTGGCCAATTACCGCTGGGCCATTGTCACTTCAGCACCACGCGCACTGGCGCTACGCCGGATCAGGGCGGCGGGTTTGCCCGAACCTCCGCTGCTCATTGCTGCTGAAGATGTGGAACAGGGAAAGCCAGCCCCGGACTGCTTCCTGCTGGCAGCAGCACGCCTGGGTACAACGGCTGACAAATGCCTGGTCATGGAGGATTCCCCGGCAGGCATCAAGGCAGCTGAACGCGCTGGCGCCAGGTTACTGGTGGTGACGGAAACCCATCACCAGCCCATGGAAAGCACCCATCCGCTGATCAGTAACTATCTTGAGCTGAGCCTGGAGCAGACCGCAGATGGCGCCACCTGGATCCGCCGGATCAACGCACCAACGGCTATTGCTTACCTGCTGCAACCCGCCGCCAGTAAATAGCTGATCATAAAACGGCCCCTTAAGCAACTGTCCCGAAACAGTCCGGAAGACATATATACTTTTATCGCATACTTCACAGAAAGCCATCAAACTGCTCCTTTGAACAAACTAAATCCGGCCTTTTAAACAAAGTCAATGGCGGGCAGATCGATTACCTTTGTCTGGAATTTCCGGCAATAAACGCAACCCATCAATTTTTGGCATATGGAATACCAGGCGAAATATATCACCGAGGATATCAAGCTGTCCTGCTATGAGGATACGTTCTTCAAATCAGACATCCTGTTTGAGCACCATATGCTGATCTGGTTTATTTCCGGTGAAACCAGGATTGTACAGGCAGAAGGCAGTTACCAGTTCAACAAGGGAGATATATTCCTGATCCCGAGAAACCAGCTGGCCACCATCATCAATTATCCCAAAGACGGGCTGCCCCATAAAACGGTGGTCATGCACCTGACCACCGAATGGCTCCGGAATTTCTACGACAGGATCAAAGTGAAGGCAAGCACCATTGGTTCGCCCAAAATAAGGCATTATAACAACCATCCTTTGCTGGAAAGCTGCCTGCAATCACTGATCCCCTATTTTGATATGCAAACACTGCCCCACAATATCGCTCACCTGAAGATCACAGAAGCCGTCAGTATACTCCGTTCTATTGACCCCGATATTGACAGCATGCTCGCCAATTTTGAGGAACCCGGAAAGATCGACCTGGCAGATTATATGGAGAAGAATTTTATGTTCAATATGCCACTGGAAAGGTTTGGCTACCTCACGGGCAGAAGCCTGACCACTTTTAAAAGGGATTTCAAAAAGACCTTCGCTACCACACCGCAAAAATGGCTGACGCAAAAGCGCCTGGAGCTGGCGCATTACCAGTTTGTAGAAAAAAGGAAGAAACCCATTGACGTCTGCTATGAGGTGGGCTTTGAGAACCTGTCGCATTTCTCTTTCGCCTTCAAAAAGCATTTCGGCTACGCCCCTTCCGCATTATTGGTCAAAGAATAATTGATAGCCTATATTAAAATAGCTACATTAGCGAGCTACAAAAAAACATTCAGGTTAACTATCAATCATAATGACCGAGTCGGAAGTAAAACAGAAAATACTTGAAATTTTCCAGGATGTAAGGCAAAAAAAAGACCAACCCTATGACACTTCCCATTTTCTCGATTTCCTGACCAATCCTCCCAATCGAAAAAATGCAATTAGAAATAATTTCAAAGGGGCAAGGAAATATGGCAGGTTCATTGACAAGATAGAACTTGAGTTTGGCATTTGCCTGTCAAACACCGATTTCAATCAATGCTACAGTGTGGATAGCCTGGCCGCCAAAGTGATCAGCAGGATGAAAAACACCCGGGGCAATAAACAAATACTTAAAAACCGGACCAACAGTAAAACCAATTACATTTTTGAAATAGTCCTGGTCTTGATACTGGCCATCGCTTACAGCAAATCAGGCATACATTGGTTCCCCGTTTTACTAACAGTGATTTTTGGGCTTATTATATATTGGATGATCGATATAAAGATTTACAACCGGCGGCAGCTCAGGAAACTTTCTGCCAGGATCCTGGACCAGCAATAAAAACAAACCGTACAGTTCTGTTAGCAGGGCCGTATTTTTGCCTACACTAAATATTGTTGCTATCTGATGAAATTTCACCTCCTTGTACCTTTACTCTTAATATGCTGCATCGCCTGTAATTCAGGCGACGAGCAGGAAGCCCCTGCCAGCCCGGTTGCCTCAACGCCTGCCATCCAGCACAGTCTGCTCAATGCTTACCCGCACAATACGGACCATTTCACGGAAGGATTATTGATCCATGACGGAAAGCTTTTTGAAAGCACCGGTTCTCCCTCAAAAGGCGACAGGTCCATTATTGGCTATTACGACCTGGCTACCGGGAAGTTTGACACAAAGATTGAACTGAAAGACCCTCAGTATTTCGGTGAAGGCATTGTTTTCCTGAACAACAAACTTTACCAGCTGACCTATAAAAACCAGACCGGCTTTATTTACGATGCCAAAACATTTAAGCAGACCGGTACATTTAAATTCGCCAATAAAGAAGGCTGGGGTATGACGACAGACGGCCAGCACCTGATCATGAGTGACGGCACCGATGGTTTGACCTACCTCGATCCGGCTGATCAGCAACCCGTCAAGACCCTGAAAGTGACAGAGAACGGCATAGCGCGCGACAGCCTGAATGAACTGGAATATATAAAAGGATATATCTACGCCAATATCTGGCTGAACAATTCAATAGTCAAGATAGATCCGGCCAATGGGCAAGTGATCGGGAAAGCAGACCTGACGGCGCTGGTGCTGAGGGCCAGCATGAAATATCCGGAAGCCGAAGCCCTGAATGGCATTGCCTATGACTCCGTGAACGACAAGCTCTATGTCACTGGAAAGAACTGGCCGGAAATATACCAGATCCGGCTTTCGGAATAAACCAACACCGCTACCCGGCACTGGTATGTCCGGGATACCTCTCACAGCACCAGTTTATTCTCCCCGGCTTTCAGCATATATTCCTTCCCCTTCCAGACCAGTTTGCCGGAAGTACCGGAAGGCAGGCTGACACTGATCTGCCATTTGCCCTGCCGCAATGCATAGCTCACCCCAATTTTTCCATTGGGATGCGGCATTGTTCCGCCAATGCTGGTCATTGTACCCAGGTGCGGTTCAATCCGGACCTTACTGAAGCCTGGCGCTTCACTGTCGATCCCCAGCACGGTGCGGAAAAACTCAATATTGGGACTGCTGCCCCAGGCATGGCAATCGGACCTGGTGAATTCAACATTAGAGTCTTCTGTCCAGGTGGTAAGGCCCATCTCCATATTCTTGCGCCAGATATCGAGCCAGTTCATATAATCGTTACCGAGCCCCGCTTTGACCAGGGCCTGGTGCAGGTAGTATTTAAAATAGATAGAGCATTGGGTCAGTGTGCTGTCGGCCAGCAGTTTTTTGCCCACCGCAGCAGCATTGGTCTTGCTGAGCATGCCGGTGAGCATAGCGAGTGCGTTAGCATGCTGTGAAAAATTATCCTGGCTCCTGGTATCAGCATAGAGCCCTTTTGCTGCATTCCAGTATTTATGCTGGATTGTCTGTTTGAGCGCAGCTGCTTTCTCTCTGTACAGGCTGGCATAATAGGCAATGCCCAATGTAGTTTCCAGTTCAGCCGCCCACTGGTAGGCCCATAACAATTGAAGGTCCAGGATGGCAGAAGCGCCATCAGCGCCTTTGGGCGGTGCGCCTACAAACCATCCAGGCCCACCGGCCCAGTCAACAAATGTCCAGTAGGGCGTATCTTTTAAAGAGCCGTCCGCTTCCTGGTACTGGCTGAAGAATTGAAGAATAGCTCTTGCGCCGGGTAATTTGCCGGCAATGAACGGATCCTCGCCGCGATACATCCAGTAATCATGCAGCATGCCGATATACCAGAGCGAAAAAGGTGAAATGATCTGCGTGCTTCTTGTAGGGTATCGGCTGAAAGTGACGCCATCGGTTAGTCGCGACTGGTCCATCAGTTCAATAGCATGGCGCGGAAGCCGGTTGTCAGCGCTGTTATAGTAAGTGATGACAGCCTGTACCCGGGTATCGCCGATATATTGCAATTGCTCATAATAGGGGCAGTCGGTATAGGTTTCCCAGGCGTTCAGCCGCGCGGTACGCCAGCCGATGTCCAGTATCTTTTTCATTTCGGCATTGTCCGTCACCAGTTCCGAAGGCTGCTGAAAAGGGTAACCGGTAAAAGTTCCGTAAATGTCTTCAATGATCAGCGGTTCATTTTCGGTTCGAACCAATAACTGGATATAGCGATAGGTCCGAAAATTAAGATTGGTGAACGACTGCCCATTG from Candidatus Pseudobacter hemicellulosilyticus encodes the following:
- a CDS encoding alpha-L-rhamnosidase C-terminal domain-containing protein; the encoded protein is MRSIFTSLILLQALFAFLPVKANEPPARQKLYCNSGLPGNWTASWIVPPGEEGRAYGVYYFRKSIELAAKPQRFIVHVSADNRYKLLVNGQLVSLGPARGDTYHWNYETVDLAPFLSAGKNIVAAQVWNEGEQRPEAQISVRTAFIIQGASTTEELLNTNNTWKCIRDEAYQPLTGFFAASTGELINQFKTVKGWMLADCDDSHWPLAAVLFGGQPKGLSDGLGWMLQPSPIPPMQLSYQRIPVCRKAEGIIVAATFPSQQTAITIPANTTATLLLDQTFLTNAYLTLLFSKGKNAGIAIRYAEAMYTEFTIYGPRKGHRDEVEGRIFSGRKDSLLSDGSNGQSFTNLNFRTYRYIQLLVRTENEPLIIEDIYGTFTGYPFQQPSELVTDNAEMKKILDIGWRTARLNAWETYTDCPYYEQLQYIGDTRVQAVITYYNSADNRLPRHAIELMDQSRLTDGVTFSRYPTRSTQIISPFSLWYIGMLHDYWMYRGEDPFIAGKLPGARAILQFFSQYQEADGSLKDTPYWTFVDWAGGPGWFVGAPPKGADGASAILDLQLLWAYQWAAELETTLGIAYYASLYREKAAALKQTIQHKYWNAAKGLYADTRSQDNFSQHANALAMLTGMLSKTNAAAVGKKLLADSTLTQCSIYFKYYLHQALVKAGLGNDYMNWLDIWRKNMEMGLTTWTEDSNVEFTRSDCHAWGSSPNIEFFRTVLGIDSEAPGFSKVRIEPHLGTMTSIGGTMPHPNGKIGVSYALRQGKWQISVSLPSGTSGKLVWKGKEYMLKAGENKLVL
- a CDS encoding AraC family transcriptional regulator, whose protein sequence is MEYQAKYITEDIKLSCYEDTFFKSDILFEHHMLIWFISGETRIVQAEGSYQFNKGDIFLIPRNQLATIINYPKDGLPHKTVVMHLTTEWLRNFYDRIKVKASTIGSPKIRHYNNHPLLESCLQSLIPYFDMQTLPHNIAHLKITEAVSILRSIDPDIDSMLANFEEPGKIDLADYMEKNFMFNMPLERFGYLTGRSLTTFKRDFKKTFATTPQKWLTQKRLELAHYQFVEKRKKPIDVCYEVGFENLSHFSFAFKKHFGYAPSALLVKE
- a CDS encoding SDR family NAD(P)-dependent oxidoreductase; its protein translation is MTQNNYQGALQHPLHTGFNAQSTTADVIKGIYLTGKIAIVTGGNAGIGVETTRALAAAGATVIVPARDVEKAKKNLEGIARVEIEAMDIMHPASIDAFAKKFLASGRPLHLLINNAGIMWVPLRRDERGIESQLATNYIGQFHLTARLWPALKQANGARVVNVSSLGHHMGGFYFKDPNFQYREYETLTAYGQSKTASNLFAMELDNRASKYQVRAYSVHPGSIGGTELAREAPVELFKQMGFLDENGELRPEVLASLKTIPQGAATTVWAATSPLLHTIGGVYCEDGDIAELISNDPAGEPSPLLHKSGVMDYSLDADSARWLWTMTEELTGIDFDVN
- a CDS encoding SDR family oxidoreductase, whose amino-acid sequence is MKELTGKIALITGGNSGIGYAAAKELISNGAQVIITGRRKEALDKAAAELGATGLLADQSNLTDIESLASYVLQQFGRLDILVINAGISKLTSIQDATEQLFDEVIDLNLKGAYFTLSRFIPILNDGASVIVISSSSASTAAPQTSIYTASKVAINAIIKVAAIELAPRRIRVNAVSPGPVATAIMEKAGLGDRDMQDYIIAGVPLGRLGDPAEVGTLIGFLASDKAAFISGAEYLIDGGQSINR
- a CDS encoding HAD-IA family hydrolase — encoded protein: MMTQPIDAVLLDMDGTILNSIAVAERIWGEWAGRHGLDVPSFIPTIHGMQAIETIRRLALPQVDPETEAATITQLELDDVDGIKAITGASEFLAALANYRWAIVTSAPRALALRRIRAAGLPEPPLLIAAEDVEQGKPAPDCFLLAAARLGTTADKCLVMEDSPAGIKAAERAGARLLVVTETHHQPMESTHPLISNYLELSLEQTADGATWIRRINAPTAIAYLLQPAASK
- a CDS encoding glutaminyl-peptide cyclotransferase, whose protein sequence is MKFHLLVPLLLICCIACNSGDEQEAPASPVASTPAIQHSLLNAYPHNTDHFTEGLLIHDGKLFESTGSPSKGDRSIIGYYDLATGKFDTKIELKDPQYFGEGIVFLNNKLYQLTYKNQTGFIYDAKTFKQTGTFKFANKEGWGMTTDGQHLIMSDGTDGLTYLDPADQQPVKTLKVTENGIARDSLNELEYIKGYIYANIWLNNSIVKIDPANGQVIGKADLTALVLRASMKYPEAEALNGIAYDSVNDKLYVTGKNWPEIYQIRLSE
- a CDS encoding helix-turn-helix domain-containing protein, encoding MEHQSRYLSPEIKISSFGDRLFKSEILVDQHMLVWFVSGQTKIVQADTCYHFRSGDIFLVPRNQPATIINYPTDNLPHQTVVMQLSTSRLRDFYQGINSRPAQGDPGRIRSYNSHPLLASCFASLMPYFQLTQPLPEAIAAIKITEAISILRLIDEDIDSLLANFSLPAKTDLVDFMEKHFIFNMPMERFGYLTGRSLTSFKRDFRKAFDSSPRQWLTRKRLELAYHHIKEKKGKPVDVCYEVGFENLSHFSFAFKKHFGYAPTALLTGA